A part of Astatotilapia calliptera chromosome 15, fAstCal1.2, whole genome shotgun sequence genomic DNA contains:
- the LOC113037463 gene encoding uncharacterized protein LOC113037463 isoform X1, with product MPRKGQRSQSQKLRWQKQKEQVNLSQTGEQVKVSVTSIPSPEVQLSVQTAAVSYADVVKRGVCSSSVPNAKVQQVIQTKPQLTVQTQHDGEAPGPSHVQVTNSESRPRVSSICASRSQANAKYGKYRNQQCMANSLVFLSFLHEDEFITRADLNRVLDKGHAVYSDARKRFVNSVFLACDELPTVIISRRHEYQVDMSQFALYGTFDGTDHLPSLEQGLQCLASDICYALLVMGGTAIAVSRLTSGEYAYFDPHPRKSTGMPLSLSVSGGTAVMLKFTRLNDMIDRIKRLYRMCSIAPTCAYELQPVEFHSENVADQRNADENRQTATTVPAPALNEPKFETPKSTEKTQKTVADTLATEVMSSRVDYSNEPAAELNNSDYLEIETSASSVRDTQVTKDSVPLNDLNTASCLTMTTDELSHKLLKHNKQQRRKIRRRLLVQEKLPQRKENEKKKERQMYTFDESFKAKKKDSSRKSHDPDHSKKKSVYKNNLYKLNATYREKQREHFRKIYRDSAKIRERKRERVIRMYKEDSLFREKQKERMRKTYKESYRQSPIFKEQQKERIRRTYRESPVFREKHKERIRRIYRTCAGFREKHKAYMRSYVSNLYKESVEFRQKKKCYITKRYGEERQFQQQHKDNMRERMRVKYWNGFSFRQMHNIRCAMNIKRKYRQMHRPAESLQCHPDNSLMNEAISRFRSNIKSAPSYVCTVCLKASFPNQVKICKRENYSKHQTVAQQCLTGKFVHVCDEACHDHCSFPVERKKEYICHTCHSSLKSGCMPRLAAVNGLELQDIPAELCDLNILERHLIAKCIPFAKIIPLPKGRQRLIRGNVVCVPSEVQQTVDSLPRIRSQSQIMRIKLKRRLCYKGHQLFQTVTWSKLIQALRKLKQIHPQYTDIIIRDDALLCDPTLPDDDSSDEASMASDDYNEADLMEIDNYEKDALLCENESEIEQDINMASCDEQPEEQNPEEPESDLNNGGFALESCLQPVDISEEILCFSDNTYCVAPAERNNPVSFFRTPHLEAMAFPVQFPTGQNTLDEKRLLKLTPSAYFKSRLFNTDARFAKDTNYLFFSQFVTEIHLANSSMTIQLRKGKTMTKDGRKITSGMLQSKTEVEKLVRNKDAIRFMQPLRGTPAYWQKTTKDLFSMIRQIGTPQFFVTFSAAEMRWPEVIQAIKRQQGEEVDFEALDWSEKCEILRSNPVTTMRMFDKRVEALFRDLLFSPAQPLGEIIDYFYRVEFQHRGSPHIHMLLWIREKVEADVDDDQTVCDFVDRYISAQLPDPEKQPELHKKVSELQKHSKNHTKTCFKSVNSGCRFGFPKPPSTRTMIVRQDEDSDTEAAKAKLRPLLNLLKEPEAASLTIEQILSRCNLTMNEYEQCLQNINKKTALILKRDPKDCWINNYNPDLLEAWNSNLDVSFILNAYSCVEYLCKYITKKESGLSEYLKTVIDNSDKNTVNECDEMRAVMQAYSKKREISAQECVTRVCGLKMKKCSRSVVFVPTDDNPVKMSRPMSFLESTTHDSCNIWMTSLSDKYKCRPETPEYEEMSLADFAALCRLVSGPNEGKDVLPLLNQLGFVQRRKNDKPAIIRYYHCSQEKDPEQYYGRLLRLYLPHRSEQELKPQCFQTYQSFYNSGFVRLPCSDHSESVKRIVKRNKDKYEKNSEDIESALEEFEQNRDVVIDEWCNLAPESEVVRLQCDENLPERHSDDENEQENVPDYSRQSDAVTKIRAIREQPAVDPAVVRVMYQNLNQKQACVFYAIRDWCIQRVCGLNPDPFFFYINGGAGTGKSHLIKCIHSEASKILSRLPANAEEADISNPTVLLTSFTGTAAFSISGSTLHSLLKLPRSLKPPIQGLGNQLDEVRSELMNAEIIVIDEISMVSKPLFAYVDARLKQIKGTQRPFGGMSVLAVGDFYQLPPVRQSKPLCVYDPEQIDLWQEHFQMITLTEIMRQKDDVAFAEMLNRIRVKEKTDELSQCDRDLLSQAVTAPEECPTEVLHIYATNKNVESHNTDTLKKLHSNIIIITADDFQKDKRTGRMERRDKPFTGGRNDLPDTLNVAEGARVMLTRNLDTLNGLVNGAFGILVKVVRSENDGHIIKLGLRMDNRQPMRHNRSANAASDDLVYIERAEESLKFKGAVRRQFPVKLAFACTIHKTQGLTTQTAVVSMKNIFEPGMAYVALSRVTSLSGLYLQDLDEKKIYSNPEVTAALQTMRQASVEEMMPLLQVRETASRPDTLTLIHHNTEGLPSHISDIKSHHEMCLADVLCLTESHLQGSFVADSLHLDGYTMFKRNRHVSYTNFPHMASRSGGGVVVYLRNHFQVQVKQYLHNVTDLEFLVLKVQAPFPALIAVVYRPPDYSLTPFMQNLVSLLDSLEIMDCHPIIVCGDFNENQLQSGRKQILEQFQSRGYSQLITSATTDKNTLLDLIFISQPDQCLHSGVLRSYYSYHNPVFCVLSSSQS from the coding sequence ATGCCAaggaaaggtcaaaggtcacagtcCCAGAAGCTTAGATGGCAAAAGCAGAAGGAACAGGTAAATCTTTCTCAGACCGGTGAACAGGTAAAGGTGTCTGTTACAAGTATTCCCAGTCCAGAAGTGCAGCTCAGCGTTCAGACAGCCGCAGTGTCTTATGCAGATGTGGTAAAGAGAGGTGTTTGCTCATCATCGGTGCCAAATGCTAAAGTACAGCAGGTAATCCAGACTAAACCCCAGCTAACTGTGCAAACGCAGCATGATGGAGAAGCTCCAGGACCGTCTCATGTACAGGTTACAAACAGTGAAAGTCGTCCACGAGTGAGTAGCATCTGTGCATCCCGAAGCCAGGCCAATGCTAAGTATGGAAAGTACCGGAATCAGCAATGCATGGCGAACAGTTTGGTTTTCCTGTCATTCTTACACGAGGATGAATTCATTACCAGAGCAGATCTTAACCGTGTGTTGGACAAAGGCCATGCCGTGTATTCAGATGCCAGAAAGAGGTTTGTGAACAGCGTGTTTCTAGCCTGTGATGAACTTCCCACTGTGATCATCAGCCGCAGACACGAGTATCAAGTCGACATGTCTCAGTTTGCTCTTTATGGCACATTTGACGGTACAGATCATCTTCCGAGCCTTGAACAGGGACtacagtgtttggcttcagaCATTTGCTATGCTTTGCTAGTCATGGGAGGAACAGCCATCGCAGTTTCCAGGCTGACTTCAGGTGAATACGCATATTTTGATCCTCACCCACGTAAGTCTACAGGAATGCCATTGTCGCTAAGTGTAAGTGGTGGAACTGCAGTTATGTTAAAATTCACACGTCTTAACGACATGATTGACAGGATCAAACGTTTGTACCGAATGTGTAGCATCGCACCAACCTGTGCTTATGAGCTACAGCCTGTTGAGTTCCACAGTGAAAACGTTGCTGACCAAAGAAATGCTgatgaaaacagacaaacagccaCAACTGTTCCAGCACCAGCTTTAAATGAACCTAAATTTGAAACCCCCAAATCCactgagaaaacacagaaaactgtggCCGACACTTTAGCTACTGAAGTGATGTCATCCAGAGTGGATTATTCAAATGAGCCAGCTGCTGAGCTGAACAATTCTGATTATTTAGAAATAGAAACCTCTGCATCTTCTGTAAGAGACACTCAGGTAACAAAAGATTCTGTTCCTCTGAATGATTTAAACACTGCCTCCTGTTTAACTATGACAACAGATGAACTCTCACATAAACTGTTGAAGCATAATAAACAGCAAAGGAGAAAGATTAGGAGACGACTGTTGGTCCAAGAAAAACTACCACAGAGaaaggaaaatgagaaaaagaaagaaagacagatgtACACTTTTGATGAAAGCTTtaaggcaaagaaaaaagattctAGTAGAAAGTCTCATGATCCTGATCACAGTAAGAAAAAGAGTGTGTACAAAAATAATCTGTATAAACTCAATGCTACAtatagagagaaacagagagaacattttagaaaaatctATAGAGATAGTGCTAAaattagagagagaaaaagagaacgTGTCATAAGGATGTATAAAGAAGATTCTTTATTCAGAGAAAAGCAGAAGGAACGTATGAGAAAAACATATAAAGAATCTTATAGACAATCTCCTATATTCAAAGAACAGCAGAAGGAGCGTATAAGAAGAACATACAGAGAATCTCCCGTGTTCCGAGAAAAGCACAAAGAGCGTATAAGAAGAATATACAGAACTTGTGCTGGATTCAGAGAGAAACATAAAGCTTACATGAGGTCATATGTTTCTAACCTATATAAAGAAAGTGTAGAatttagacagaaaaaaaaatgttacatcaCTAAACGTTatggagaagagagacaatTTCAGCAGCAACACAAGGACAATATGAGAGAACGAATGAGAGTAAAATATTGGAACGGTTTTTCTTTTAGACAGATGCATAATATCAGATGTGCAatgaacataaaaagaaaatatcgtCAGATGCATCGACCAGCTGAAAGTTTACAGTGTCATCCAGATAACAGTTTAATGAATGAGGCCATATCTCGTTTCAGATCCAACATTAAATCAGCACCATCTTATGTTTGTACTGTTTGTCTAAAAGCTTCTTTTCCTAATCAGGTGAAAATCTGCAAAAGAGAAAATTACTCAAAACACCAGACTGTAGCTCAGCAGTGTCTAACTGGTAAATTTGTTCATGTGTGTGATGAAGCATGTCATGATCACTGCAGCTttcctgttgagagaaaaaaggaGTATATCTGTCACACGTGTCACAGTTCCCTCAAAAGTGGATGCATGCCCAGGCTTGCTGCTGTTAACGGTTTAGAACTGCAGGATATTCCAGCTGAACTTTGTGATCTCAACATTCTGGAGAGACATCTGATTGCCAAATGCATACCATTTGCTAAGATTATTCCTCTTCCAAAGGGGAGACAGAGACTCATACGTGGTAATGTGGTGTGTGTACCATCTGAAGTCCAACAAACAGTTGACAGTTTACCGAGGATCAGAAGCCAATCACAGATCATGAGGATAAAGCTGAAAAGACGACTGTGCTACAAAGGCCATCAGCTGTTCCAGACTGTCACCTGGTCTAAACTCATTCAAGCCCTGCGTAAACTGAAACAAATTCATCCACAGTACACAGATATTATTATCAGAGATGATGCATTGCTTTGTGATCCAACGTTACCTGATGATGACAGCAGTGATGAAGCCAGCATGGCAAGTGATGATTATAATGAAGCAGATTTAATGGAAATTGACAACTATGAAAAAGATGCCCTTTTGTGCGAAAACGAGTCTGAAATAGAACAAGATATTAATATGGCATCCTGTGATGAACAACCAGAGGAACAAAATCCAGAGGAACCAGAAAGTGATTTGAACAATGGAGGTTTTGCTCTAGAAAGTTGTCTGCAGCCTGTAGACATTTCAGAAGAGATTCTCTGTTTCAGTGATAACACATATTGTGTGGCTCCTGCAGAAAGAAACAATCCTGTCAGCTTCTTCAGAACTCCTCATTTGGAAGCCATGGCATTTCCTGTGCAGTTTCCTACTGGTCAGAATACACTGGATGAAAAGAGACTTCTTAAACTCACACCAAGTGCTTACTTCAAGTCAAGGCTTTTCAACACTGATGCAAGATTTGCTAAAGACACAAATTACCTGTTTTTCTCACAGTTtgtcactgaaatacatttggcTAATTCCAGCATGACAATACAGCTAAGGAAAGGTAAAACTATGACCAAAGATGGACGCAAAATCACATCAGGAATGTTACAAAGTAAGACAGAAGTAGAGAAGCTGGTAAGAAATAAAGATGCAATCAGATTTATGCAGCCACTCAGAGGAACTCCAGCTTACTGGCAGAAAACTACCAAAGATTTATTCAGTATGATTCGTCAAATAGGAACACCTCAGTTCTTTGTCACTTTCTCTGCTGCTGAGATGAGATGGCCTGAAGTGATTCAAGCAATAAAGAGACAGCAAGGTGAAGAGGTTGATTTTGAAGCCCTGGACTGGTCAGAAAAGTGTGAAATTCTAAGATCAAATCCAGTAACCACCATGCGGATGTTTGATAAGCGTGTTGAGGCTTTGTTCAGAGATTTGCTTTTTTCTCCTGCACAGCCCCTTGGTGAGATCATTGATTACTTTTACAGAGTTGAGTTCCAGCACAGAGGTAGTCCGCATATACACATGTTGCTGTGGATTCGAGAAAAGGTAGAAGCAGATGTGGATGATGACCAAACTGTCTGTGACTTTGTGGACAGATACATCTCAGCTCAACTCCCTGATCCAGAAAAACAACCTGAACTGCACAAAAAAGTCTCTGAACTACAAAAGCACAGCAAGAACCACACAAAGACATGCTTTAAGAGTGTGAACTCTGGTTGTAGATTTGGGTTTCCAAAACCACCATCCACAAGAACAATGATTGTGAGACAGGATGAGGATTCAGACACTGAAGCTGCAAAAGCCAAACTCAGACCTTTGTTGAACCTGCTGAAGGAACCTGAAGCTGCTTCCCTCACCATAGAGCAGATTCTGTCACGATGCAACTTGACAATGAATGAGTATGAACAATGCCTCCAGAacataaacaagaaaacagctcTGATTCTGAAACGTGACCCAAAGGACTGTTGGATCAACAATTACAACCCAGATCTGCTTGAAGCCTGGAACTCTAATTTAGATGTCTCATTCATTTTGAATGCCTATTCATGTGTAGAATACCTCTGTAAATATATAACAAAGAAAGAATCTGGCCTCTCTGAATACCTGAAGACAGTTATCGATAACTCTGATAAGAACACCGTCAATGAATGTGATGAAATGAGAGCTGTGATGCAGGCTTactcaaaaaagagagagatcagCGCACAGGAGTGTGTGACTCGAGTCTGTGgcctaaaaatgaaaaaatgttccCGCAGTGTTGTATTTGTACCAACAGATGATAACCCAGTAAAAATGAGTCGGCCCATGAGCTTCCTGGAAAGCACAACACATGACAGCTGTAATATTTGGATGACAAGTTTGAGTGATAAATACAAATGCAGACCTGAGACCCCAGAATATGAGGAAATGTCACTGGCTGATTTTGCTGCCTTGTGCAGGTTGGTGAGTGGTCCAAATGAAGGAAAAGATGTGCTTCCTCTTCTAAACCAGCTTGGATTTGTACAAAGGCGAAAGAATGATAAACCAGCTATAATCAGATATTACCACTGTTCACAGGAAAAAGATCCTGAGCAATATTATGGTCGACTGTTGAGACTTTACCTTCCACACAGATCAGAGCAGGAACTGAAACCACAATGTTTCCAAACCTATCAGTCCTTCTACAACTCGGGTTTTGTGCGACTTCCATGTTCAGACCACAGTGAGTCTGTGAAACGGATtgtgaaaagaaataaagacaagTATGAGAAGAACTCTGAGGATATTGAGAGTGCACTGGAAGAGTTTGAACAAAATAGGGATGTTGTGATTGATGAATGGTGTAATCTTGCTCCTGAATCTGAAGTTGTGAGGCTGCAATGTGATGAGAATCTTCCTGAGAGACATTCTGATGATGAGAACGAACAGGAGAATGTCCCTGACTACAGTCGTCAGTCTGATGCTGTAACAAAGATCAGAGCCATCAGAGAACAACCTGCAGTCGATCCAGCCGTGGTACGTGTAATGTATCAGAATCTGAACCAGAAGCAGGCCTGCGTGTTCTATGCCATAAGAGACTGGTGTATTCAGCGAGTTTGTGGTTTGAACCCAGATCCATTTTTCTTCTATATCAACGGTGGTGCAGGAACTGGAAAGTCACATCTGATTAAATGTATTCACTCTGAAGCATCAAAGATCCTGAGCAGACTGCCTGCTAATGCAGAAGAAGCTGACATATCAAATCCAACTGTTTTACTTACTTCATTTACCGGGACAGCAGCTTTTTCTATCAGTGGCTCTACGTTACATTCTCTACTGAAACTACCCAGGAGTCTGAAACCACCCATTCAAGGACTTGGTAACCAACTGGATGAAGTCAGATCTGAGCTGATGAATGCTGAAATTATTGTTATTGATGAGATTTCAATGGTTTCAAAACCCCTTTTTGCTTATGTGGATGCAAGACTGAAACAAATCAAAGGCACTCAGAGACCTTTTGGTGGAATGTCAGTTTTAGCTGTTGGAGATTTTTACCAGCTGCCACCAGTGCGACAGTCTAAACCTCTCTGTGTTTACGATCCAGAACAGATTGACCTATGGCaggaacattttcagatgaTCACTCTAACCGAGATCATGCGTCAGAAAGATGATGTGGCCTTTGCAGAGATGCTGAACAGGATTAGagtcaaagaaaagacagatgAGCTTTCTCAGTGCGACAGAGATTTGTTGTCACAGGCTGTGACTGCACCAGAAGAATGTCCAACTGAGGTCTTACACATTTATGCCACCAACAAGAATGTGGAATCCCATAACACAGATACCCTGAAGAAGCTTCATTCAAACATCATAATCATCACTGCAGACGATTTCCAGAAGGATAAACGTACAGGCAGAATGGAACGAAGAGACAAACCATTTACAGGTGGGAGAAATGATTTACCTGACACTCTGAATGTTGCTGAAGGAGCTCGAGTCATGCTGACCAGAAACTTGGACACACTAAACGGTTTAGTCAACGGTGCTTTTGGTATACTGGTAAAGGTGGtgagatctgaaaatgatggacACATAATCAAACTGGGGCTCAGAATGGACAACCGGCAGCCTATGAGACACAACCGCAGTGCTAATGCAGCATCTGATGATCTGGTTTACAttgagagagcagaggagagtctGAAGTTTAAAGGAGCGGTACGCAGACAGTTTCCTGTAAAGCTAGCATTTGCCTGCACAATTCACAAAACTCAGGGTCTTACAACACAGACAGCTGTAGTTTCAATGAAGAACATTTTTGAACCAGGTATGGCTTATGTTGCTCTCAGCAGGGTGACGTCTCTCAGTGGACTCTATTTGCAGGACTTGGATGAGAAAAAGATTTACTCCAATCCCGAGGTAACTGCAGCACTCCAAACCATGAGACAAGCCAGCGTTGAGGAAATGATGCCTCTTCTTCAGGTCAGAGAAACAGCCAGCAGACCTGACACTCTTACACTGATCCATCACAATACGGAGGGTTTGCCATCTCACATCAGTGACATCAAGAGTCATCATGAAATGTGTTTAGCAGATGTTTTGTGTCTCACAGAGTCTCACCTCCAAGGCTCCTTTGTTGCAGACAGTCTTCATTTGGACGGCTACACCATGTTCAAACGCAACAGACATGTGTCCTACACAAACTTTCCTCACATGGCCAGCAGAAGTGGTGGTGGAGTTGTTGTGTATTTGAGGAATCATTTTCAGGTTCAGGTAAAACAGTATCTGCATAATGTCACTGATCTTGAGTTTTTAGTGTTGAAGGTTCAGGCTCCATTCCCTGCACTCATTGCTGTTGTGTACAGACCCCCTGACTACAGTTTGACACCATTCATGCAAAACCTGGTAAGTCTTTTAGATTCACTTGAAATAATGGACTGTCACCCAATCATTGTGTGTGGAGATTTTAATGAGAACCAGTTGCAGAGTGGAAGAAAACAGATTCTGGAGCAGTTTCAGTCGAGAGGGTATTCACAGCTGATCACTTCTGCCACTACAGACAAGAACACCCTGCTTGacctcatttttatttctcagccAGATCAATGTCTCCATTCCGGTGTTCTGAGATCATACTACAGTTACCACAACCCTGTGTTTTGTGTCCTGTCCTCGAGCCAATCATGA